One stretch of Bacteroidota bacterium DNA includes these proteins:
- a CDS encoding response regulator: protein MDQKFKRILLVEDSIRDAELTLEALSDNNLANDVIHLSDGELALDYLFYRGMYTERKKENPAVILLDIKMPKVDGIEVLRQLKLYPETKTIPVVMLTSSREEKDLLEAYNLGVNAYVVKPVIFSDFTTAVHQVGLFWALINETPPGN, encoded by the coding sequence ATGGATCAAAAATTTAAACGTATCCTTTTAGTAGAAGACAGCATACGCGATGCTGAATTAACTTTGGAGGCACTTTCTGACAATAACCTCGCCAATGACGTTATTCATTTATCTGACGGCGAACTGGCATTAGATTATCTGTTCTATCGTGGAATGTATACAGAACGGAAAAAAGAAAATCCCGCAGTAATTCTGTTGGATATTAAAATGCCGAAAGTAGATGGTATTGAAGTCCTTCGCCAACTAAAGTTGTATCCGGAAACGAAAACTATTCCGGTTGTGATGCTCACTTCGTCGCGTGAAGAAAAAGATCTCTTAGAAGCATATAATCTCGGCGTAAATGCTTATGTCGTTAAACCAGTAATTTTTTCAGATTTTACAACTGCGGTACATCAGGTAGGCTTATTCTGGGCGTTAATCAATGAAACACCTCCGGGGAATTAA
- a CDS encoding CHASE3 domain-containing protein: MSHRYGAISFATSLLTVVIGSAALVGWFFNFPLLTSFFQQYIPMAPNTAVGFVLLGITLSICSRNSQPSTVIRRTSRLLVLFVCTFTSLTIAAHFGIFQDSIDSMVLTVQDSSSGQFPIGKMAFFTAILFICASVSLLLLTVQRRADMFENIAFTLSIIVCTLGILFSISYAIGTPMFYGTSTIPLALNTSIAFGALGIGTIFLILQRENVRNSNNHISTDKKILSGFSLALASVLIVSLISYQNTMRSVGASSNVIRTYSALEHLESLISLAKDAETASRGFAITHQEHFLEPYINSVETIPELLQTLKILFAEDSQQVEALQTVESLLSSHNTILQNEIYLVRMQRYDEAKTLIINGHGHVFMDSLRQVITLMESRENSRLIQQTSDRNFRIEETISTNIALIVVVLIIFGFMFVGIQQDLTGRKEAEEKLRLANEYLEVRVTERTEMLRKSEERHRHTLDNMQEGCQIIDFDFRYVYINNVAAKQGHQTTQGLLGKRMMEMYPGIEESDFYKKLQMCLHHRNHIQMENEFKFADGTVGWFNLSLEPVPEGVFILSVDITQQKKLNAKLRSYHDHLEEMVKERTKQIEELQQQFRSLFESVPGLFLVLKPDLTIEGASDAYLEATMTKRENIVGQHLFEVFPDNPNDPAADGVKNLHESLTRVLATGMSDTMAIQKYDVRKPEAAGGGFEIRYWSPVNSPVFSSEKKIAFIIHRVEDVTEFVLNKQDHVHKEQSPEMLSRLEKMEIEIFQRTQELQKLNQELHRSNSELEAFSYSVSHDLRAPLRHINGFIDLLQKQTTDTLSEKATRYLTIIADSAKQMGQLIDDLLVFSRMGRSELISTNVNLNEIITEVITSFAPDIKDRTIDWKIAQLPVITADAAMMRVVLMNLLANSIKYSRGREQAVITVRHEIQNNSHVFSVSDNGVGFDMQYRHKLFGVFQRLHSSSQFEGTGIGLANVQRVIHRHGGKTWAEGAVNEGATIYFSLPLNSKG; the protein is encoded by the coding sequence ATGAGCCACCGATATGGCGCAATAAGTTTCGCTACCTCTCTCCTTACCGTTGTCATTGGTTCTGCCGCTCTTGTAGGATGGTTCTTTAACTTTCCACTGTTGACGAGTTTTTTTCAACAATATATTCCCATGGCACCCAATACTGCTGTTGGTTTTGTACTATTGGGAATCACTCTCTCAATTTGTTCACGCAATTCCCAACCCTCAACCGTCATTCGTAGAACAAGTCGCCTCTTGGTATTGTTTGTATGCACTTTCACTTCGCTTACCATCGCAGCCCATTTCGGAATTTTTCAGGATTCTATTGATTCAATGGTCTTAACGGTACAGGATTCTTCATCGGGTCAGTTTCCTATCGGAAAGATGGCATTTTTTACTGCCATCTTATTCATCTGTGCATCGGTATCATTGTTGTTGCTGACCGTGCAACGTCGCGCCGATATGTTTGAAAATATTGCTTTCACACTTTCGATTATTGTCTGTACGCTGGGAATATTATTTTCCATCTCCTACGCAATCGGCACGCCAATGTTTTATGGTACATCCACTATCCCACTTGCATTAAATACATCAATAGCGTTCGGTGCACTAGGTATTGGAACTATCTTTCTTATTCTTCAGCGGGAAAATGTTCGAAATTCAAACAACCACATTTCAACCGATAAAAAAATATTATCCGGTTTCAGTCTAGCCCTCGCATCGGTGCTCATCGTCAGCCTTATTTCATACCAAAACACAATGCGTTCTGTTGGCGCCAGCAGCAACGTCATCCGTACGTACAGCGCGTTGGAACATCTTGAATCGTTGATTTCACTGGCAAAGGACGCAGAAACTGCATCGCGTGGTTTTGCCATTACACACCAGGAACACTTCCTTGAACCATACATTAATTCCGTAGAAACAATTCCTGAATTACTGCAGACATTGAAAATATTATTTGCTGAAGATTCCCAACAAGTTGAAGCGCTTCAGACTGTCGAATCGCTCCTCAGCAGTCATAATACTATTCTTCAGAATGAAATTTACCTCGTTCGAATGCAGCGATATGATGAGGCGAAGACCCTTATCATTAATGGACATGGGCATGTCTTTATGGATTCATTGAGACAGGTGATTACCTTGATGGAGTCACGGGAAAATAGTCGGTTAATACAACAGACCTCCGATCGCAATTTTCGAATAGAGGAAACCATTTCTACCAATATTGCGCTTATTGTAGTTGTGCTGATCATTTTTGGATTTATGTTTGTGGGTATTCAGCAGGATCTGACTGGAAGGAAAGAGGCAGAAGAAAAACTTCGACTGGCAAATGAATATCTGGAAGTTCGGGTTACTGAGCGGACTGAGATGCTTCGAAAAAGTGAAGAACGTCATCGCCATACATTGGATAATATGCAGGAAGGTTGTCAGATTATCGATTTTGATTTCCGGTATGTCTACATCAACAATGTTGCCGCAAAACAAGGTCATCAAACTACACAAGGATTGCTTGGAAAGAGAATGATGGAAATGTATCCGGGAATTGAGGAGAGCGATTTTTATAAAAAACTTCAGATGTGTTTACATCATCGCAACCATATTCAAATGGAAAATGAGTTTAAATTTGCCGATGGAACGGTTGGATGGTTCAACCTCAGTCTTGAACCTGTTCCCGAAGGAGTGTTTATTCTTTCAGTTGATATCACACAACAAAAAAAACTGAATGCAAAATTACGTTCCTATCACGACCATTTGGAAGAAATGGTCAAAGAGCGGACAAAACAAATTGAAGAATTGCAGCAACAGTTCAGGTCACTATTTGAATCTGTTCCGGGGTTATTTCTCGTATTGAAACCGGATCTCACTATAGAAGGCGCAAGCGATGCGTATCTGGAAGCAACAATGACCAAACGTGAAAATATTGTCGGCCAGCATCTGTTTGAAGTATTTCCCGATAATCCTAATGATCCCGCTGCCGATGGAGTAAAAAATCTCCACGAATCGTTGACTAGAGTCTTAGCGACCGGAATGAGCGATACTATGGCGATTCAAAAATACGATGTCCGGAAACCGGAAGCAGCAGGCGGCGGATTTGAAATACGATATTGGAGTCCGGTAAATTCTCCGGTCTTTAGTTCCGAAAAAAAGATTGCATTCATTATCCACCGTGTGGAAGATGTGACAGAATTTGTACTGAACAAGCAAGACCATGTGCATAAAGAACAGTCGCCGGAGATGCTATCACGATTGGAAAAAATGGAAATTGAGATATTCCAAAGAACGCAGGAGTTGCAAAAACTGAATCAGGAACTACATCGATCCAATAGCGAACTTGAAGCGTTCTCCTATTCTGTTTCCCATGATCTCCGTGCGCCGTTACGTCACATTAACGGATTTATTGATCTCTTACAAAAACAGACAACCGATACGCTGAGTGAGAAAGCAACTCGATATCTAACCATTATTGCAGATTCTGCAAAACAAATGGGGCAACTCATTGACGATTTGCTCGTATTCTCCAGAATGGGAAGATCAGAATTGATTTCTACTAATGTAAACTTAAATGAAATCATCACTGAAGTAATTACTTCCTTTGCTCCAGACATCAAAGACCGTACGATCGATTGGAAGATCGCACAACTTCCGGTCATCACAGCCGATGCTGCAATGATGCGTGTGGTGTTAATGAATCTGCTCGCTAATTCAATAAAATATTCCCGTGGACGTGAACAAGCGGTGATCACAGTCCGTCACGAAATACAAAATAATTCGCATGTTTTTTCCGTCAGTGATAATGGCGTAGGATTCGATATGCAATATCGCCACAAATTATTCGGAGTCTTTCAACGCTTACATTCCAGTTCACAGTTTGAAGGTACAGGAATCGGTCTTGCGAACGTTCAACGGGTCATTCACCGTCACGGTGGTAAAACGTGGGCTGAAGGAGCAGTGAATGAAGGTGCAACTATTTATTTTTCATTACCATTAAATTCGAAAGGTTAA
- a CDS encoding response regulator transcription factor: protein MTVSQKNKKQFINAWIVDDNINYCKALAESLNSSKTIRCEAFFHSAASALKQLSSKPNPPSVLLLDIKMPVQTGLDSIEQILKISPHSIILMLTAVDDEEDIKTALKRGASGYLLKTSSSQDIIRGIETAFHGGVPLDPMITKKILSALIPSTKEKIEPPEYHLSKRQEEVIKFIVKGLSINDIAEILNISHFTVETHIKNIYHKLNVHSKHTLVAKAYDHHLVD from the coding sequence ATGACCGTAAGTCAGAAAAACAAAAAACAGTTTATCAATGCATGGATTGTTGACGATAATATAAATTATTGCAAAGCCCTTGCCGAATCATTGAATTCCAGTAAAACAATACGTTGTGAAGCTTTTTTCCATTCGGCAGCATCAGCGCTTAAACAACTGTCATCAAAACCTAATCCTCCATCCGTATTGTTATTAGATATTAAAATGCCTGTCCAGACTGGACTTGATTCCATTGAACAAATTTTAAAGATTTCTCCGCATTCCATTATTTTGATGTTAACTGCCGTTGATGATGAAGAAGATATTAAAACTGCATTAAAACGCGGGGCTTCAGGATATTTATTGAAAACTTCCTCTTCTCAGGATATTATTCGTGGAATAGAAACAGCATTTCATGGAGGTGTCCCGCTCGATCCGATGATTACAAAAAAAATATTAAGCGCTCTTATTCCATCGACGAAAGAAAAAATAGAACCTCCGGAATATCACTTATCCAAACGGCAAGAAGAAGTCATTAAATTCATTGTGAAGGGACTGAGCATAAACGACATTGCTGAAATTCTCAACATCAGTCATTTTACCGTTGAAACACACATAAAAAACATCTATCACAAATTAAACGTCCACAGTAAACACACTCTCGTAGCCAAAGCGTACGACCATCACCTTGTCGATTAA
- a CDS encoding ATP-binding protein, producing the protein MHFFPNDTIAVIILSSSIIILFAVAYIFILIFSNKRIINEQQTKIDEINKSEERYKALFENSLAGMMKLDNRAMKVYDANSSMLAIFHADSIPALETRLKEIPEQYVNEIRTLLSTYDRVTERELRMTGPDGKEQWLLFSARNSHADQLTHVVILDISEKKQLERAYVRAQKMETISLLTNSVAHDLQNIFAPIQMSVQSLHKHVTSKKGRTILTTAQKSADDGMILVKTILSVGGKVPIVRQKVELGRIIKQSVERFNRKAKKNVKARVPPKIPHFTILGDQQRLNQVFLNLMENARDAMPNGGTVTVSLKRIAPDDVARFIGKNDFTDHLVMISIADTGTGIPEQDHDRVFEPFYSTKRDRGGTGLGLSIVQSIVKEHGGSIALQSTIDHGTIINVVFPLYRNGRK; encoded by the coding sequence ATGCATTTTTTCCCAAACGATACGATTGCCGTCATTATTCTCTCCAGTAGTATCATTATTCTCTTTGCCGTAGCGTACATATTTATCTTGATCTTCAGCAATAAAAGAATCATCAATGAACAGCAAACCAAGATCGATGAAATCAACAAAAGCGAAGAACGGTATAAGGCATTGTTTGAAAATTCTCTCGCGGGAATGATGAAATTAGACAACCGCGCTATGAAAGTCTATGATGCGAATAGTTCCATGCTTGCTATTTTTCATGCTGATTCCATACCTGCTTTAGAAACCAGACTCAAGGAAATTCCGGAACAATATGTCAATGAAATTCGCACATTATTATCAACGTATGACCGTGTCACCGAACGTGAACTTCGAATGACTGGGCCAGATGGCAAAGAACAATGGCTACTGTTTTCTGCCAGAAATTCTCATGCAGATCAATTAACCCATGTTGTTATTCTCGACATTTCAGAAAAGAAACAGCTTGAACGGGCGTATGTTCGAGCGCAAAAAATGGAAACGATTTCTCTTTTGACCAACAGTGTTGCGCACGATCTTCAAAATATTTTTGCCCCAATCCAGATGTCGGTGCAGTCGCTGCACAAACATGTAACATCGAAAAAAGGAAGAACGATACTTACCACTGCACAAAAAAGTGCAGACGATGGGATGATTCTCGTCAAAACTATTCTTTCCGTCGGCGGCAAGGTTCCGATTGTTCGTCAAAAAGTAGAACTTGGCCGCATCATTAAACAATCTGTTGAACGATTTAATCGTAAAGCAAAAAAGAATGTCAAGGCAAGGGTACCACCAAAAATTCCACATTTTACAATTCTTGGTGATCAACAACGGTTGAATCAGGTATTTCTTAATTTGATGGAGAATGCAAGAGACGCAATGCCGAACGGCGGAACGGTGACAGTTTCATTAAAACGAATTGCACCGGATGATGTAGCACGGTTTATCGGGAAAAACGATTTTACTGATCATCTGGTAATGATATCCATTGCCGATACTGGAACGGGAATACCCGAGCAAGATCATGATAGAGTTTTTGAACCGTTTTATTCTACAAAACGTGACCGCGGAGGGACAGGATTGGGGTTATCGATTGTCCAAAGTATTGTGAAAGAGCACGGCGGGAGCATTGCACTGCAAAGTACTATTGATCATGGCACGATAATCAATGTCGTGTTTCCACTGTATCGGAACGGAAGAAAATGA
- the dnaG gene encoding DNA primase, whose translation MKIPQEKIDEIRAASDVVDVISTYVKLKKRGKDYLGLCPFHQEKTPSFSVSSAKQLFYCFGCHRGGDVVKFVMEYEKSSYVEALEQLAERAGIAITRTEEAYESANETEKLYSVMSFAARSFFNNLTKTTEGEFALNYFRGRGFTAQTMTAFGLGYSLRSWDALVKKTQEEGIDPENLAKVGLVKRRDDGTQYDTFRGRAMFPIFNTTGRVIAFGARKLYDDDTLGKYINSSETPIYHKSKMLYGLSQAKETIRERDFAVLVEGYADLISVFQAGTKNIVASSGTALTTEQIQLISRYTKNITLVYDADSAGANAMMRGVDLILEGGLDVRIVQLPEGDDPDSFVQKNGGDAFEELLKKSVSFIDYKANEFLRSGKFESPEGKTEAIRGLVQSIAKIPDQLKRSFFIKDVAEKYNLYESTLYGELEKSTRRVPQKFVQTVKSEIPEEERSTNERKVISEEMPMEEKEILSALLEDPKEMIPFVFGNLTPENFTHPSSREITRLILTLYDETGEVDVNHLLEMVKDEKGKSIVTNVTFNRYQLGERWSKIGSRVSETRLYEIALGAIKTLKKKHLENDLAENRIQMKDASLNGIDTIPFLKRQQEIMLALKEIDALKLMKG comes from the coding sequence ATGAAAATTCCGCAGGAGAAAATAGATGAGATTCGCGCTGCCTCCGATGTTGTTGATGTCATATCGACATATGTGAAACTGAAAAAGCGGGGAAAAGATTATCTTGGATTGTGTCCCTTTCATCAAGAAAAAACTCCTTCATTCAGTGTCAGTTCAGCCAAACAATTGTTTTATTGTTTTGGGTGTCATCGCGGCGGCGATGTTGTGAAGTTTGTAATGGAATATGAAAAATCGTCGTATGTTGAGGCTCTGGAACAACTTGCAGAACGTGCCGGAATCGCTATTACTCGCACAGAAGAGGCATATGAATCGGCAAATGAAACAGAAAAACTCTATTCCGTTATGTCGTTTGCAGCGAGATCATTTTTCAATAATCTTACCAAAACAACGGAAGGGGAATTTGCACTTAATTATTTCCGCGGACGTGGCTTTACCGCTCAAACAATGACGGCATTTGGTCTTGGATATTCATTGCGCAGCTGGGATGCTCTTGTAAAAAAAACACAGGAAGAGGGAATTGATCCGGAGAATCTCGCAAAAGTCGGTTTAGTAAAGCGGAGAGATGATGGAACTCAATATGACACGTTTCGTGGGAGAGCAATGTTTCCCATCTTTAATACCACGGGAAGAGTGATCGCATTTGGCGCCCGGAAATTATATGATGATGACACGCTGGGGAAGTACATTAATTCTTCTGAAACTCCTATCTACCATAAAAGTAAAATGTTATACGGACTTTCTCAGGCGAAAGAAACAATCCGGGAACGTGATTTTGCCGTATTAGTAGAAGGGTATGCCGATCTGATTTCCGTTTTCCAGGCTGGTACGAAAAATATTGTTGCATCCAGCGGTACGGCGTTGACGACGGAACAGATTCAACTTATTTCCCGATATACAAAAAATATTACGCTTGTCTATGATGCTGATTCTGCCGGTGCAAATGCCATGATGCGTGGTGTTGATCTTATTCTGGAAGGTGGATTGGATGTGCGCATTGTGCAACTTCCCGAGGGAGATGATCCCGATTCATTTGTGCAAAAAAATGGCGGAGATGCGTTTGAAGAGCTGTTAAAAAAATCGGTCAGTTTCATCGATTACAAAGCAAATGAATTCCTACGGTCCGGAAAGTTTGAATCGCCGGAAGGAAAAACCGAAGCGATCAGAGGGCTTGTGCAATCAATCGCAAAGATCCCTGATCAGCTGAAGAGGTCATTTTTTATTAAAGATGTTGCCGAAAAATATAATCTGTATGAATCAACGCTCTACGGTGAATTGGAAAAATCGACTCGTCGTGTTCCTCAGAAATTTGTTCAGACAGTAAAATCGGAAATTCCTGAAGAGGAACGATCCACGAACGAACGGAAAGTCATCTCCGAAGAGATGCCAATGGAAGAAAAGGAGATCCTTTCCGCACTACTGGAAGATCCAAAAGAAATGATCCCGTTTGTGTTCGGGAATCTCACTCCGGAAAATTTTACGCATCCTTCATCAAGGGAAATTACTAGACTGATTTTAACTCTTTATGACGAGACGGGTGAAGTCGACGTTAATCATCTGCTGGAAATGGTGAAAGATGAAAAGGGAAAATCGATCGTGACCAACGTAACGTTTAACCGATATCAATTGGGAGAGCGATGGAGCAAGATCGGCAGCAGAGTGAGTGAAACACGGTTGTATGAGATAGCTCTTGGTGCGATTAAAACGCTCAAAAAGAAACATTTGGAAAACGATCTCGCTGAAAATCGCATTCAGATGAAGGACGCATCGTTGAACGGAATTGACACCATTCCATTTTTGAAACGGCAGCAGGAGATTATGCTTGCGCTCAAAGAAATTGATGCGTTGAAACTGATGAAAGGTTAG
- a CDS encoding DUF3095 domain-containing protein has translation MSNDSFYEQLPAIDRFADLSNIDVYSKLPDDWSVAVSDVKNSTGMILQGKYKEVNLIGASTIMALLNITKSFSIPFIFGGDGAAICIPISLVEQTRQALLATKNMAMDLYGIELRIGIVPINFIRERGYDVLVARSRLSSSFTQAAFSGGGLQFAEECLKDTVAAKQFSIQDGDVESKGDFSGLECRWQNIPSAHDEIVSLIVQAIGKTNDEQNTIYREVLATINTIYGDDTQCHPVHQDYLKMSLSEGTLSGESNIRSYNNGKAYRLWYWLKIRWNVLLGKWLMAVNYKTKTTEWGSYKKRLVQNTDFKKFDDKIRQVLSGSILQREELERYLAQKFKERKLVYGIHVASNALITCLLFNYSDAHVHLVDSDNGGYALAAVKVKEQLKEIEG, from the coding sequence ATGAGCAATGACTCATTTTATGAGCAGCTTCCCGCCATCGATCGGTTCGCCGATCTTTCCAATATCGATGTCTATAGCAAACTTCCGGATGATTGGTCTGTTGCCGTATCGGATGTAAAAAATTCCACCGGAATGATTTTGCAGGGAAAGTACAAGGAAGTAAATCTCATCGGTGCCTCTACCATCATGGCACTGTTGAATATCACGAAGTCATTTTCCATCCCGTTTATTTTTGGAGGAGATGGCGCCGCAATATGTATCCCCATATCACTCGTTGAACAAACTCGTCAGGCATTGTTAGCAACAAAAAATATGGCAATGGATCTGTATGGGATTGAGTTGCGTATTGGTATTGTTCCTATCAATTTTATTCGAGAACGAGGATATGATGTGCTGGTGGCCCGAAGCCGTCTTTCATCTTCGTTTACGCAAGCCGCATTCAGCGGTGGAGGATTGCAATTTGCTGAAGAGTGTTTGAAAGATACTGTCGCTGCAAAACAATTTTCCATTCAAGATGGTGATGTGGAGTCGAAAGGGGATTTTTCTGGACTGGAATGCCGATGGCAAAATATTCCGAGTGCACATGATGAGATTGTTTCTTTAATCGTGCAGGCGATCGGAAAAACGAATGATGAGCAAAACACCATCTATCGTGAGGTGCTTGCCACTATTAATACGATCTATGGAGATGATACGCAATGTCATCCTGTTCATCAAGACTATTTAAAGATGTCGCTCAGTGAGGGTACTCTTTCCGGTGAGTCGAATATTCGTTCGTACAACAATGGGAAAGCGTATCGTCTTTGGTATTGGTTAAAGATCCGCTGGAATGTGTTATTGGGAAAATGGTTAATGGCAGTGAACTATAAGACGAAAACAACCGAATGGGGAAGTTATAAGAAACGGTTGGTTCAAAACACCGACTTTAAGAAATTTGATGATAAGATCCGTCAGGTTCTTTCTGGTTCGATTCTACAGCGAGAAGAATTGGAACGATATCTTGCGCAAAAATTTAAAGAACGAAAATTAGTCTATGGAATTCATGTGGCATCGAATGCTTTAATTACGTGTCTGTTGTTTAATTACAGCGATGCCCATGTGCATTTAGTGGATTCTGATAACGGCGGTTATGCTCTTGCGGCGGTGAAAGTGAAGGAACAGTTGAAGGAGATTGAAGGATAG
- a CDS encoding c-type cytochrome domain-containing protein — protein MKIVSSICLFILLSCTVTVAQTISYSKDVYPLIKSKCLKCHEKDDENPNNFAMDNVALIRSSGKTKDMIIPGDGANSYIIAKLLPKPPKGAQMPIFSKKKLTEDEVDLIKRWIDQGAKDN, from the coding sequence ATGAAGATAGTATCATCGATTTGTCTGTTTATTCTCCTTAGCTGCACCGTCACTGTTGCGCAGACGATTTCATATTCAAAAGATGTATATCCGTTGATCAAATCGAAATGTTTGAAGTGCCATGAAAAAGATGATGAGAATCCGAATAACTTTGCCATGGACAATGTAGCACTCATTAGAAGCAGCGGAAAGACAAAAGATATGATCATTCCCGGCGATGGCGCTAACAGTTATATAATCGCTAAACTGCTGCCGAAACCTCCAAAAGGAGCACAGATGCCGATCTTTTCGAAGAAAAAATTAACAGAGGATGAGGTCGATTTGATTAAACGATGGATTGACCAGGGTGCAAAGGACAATTGA
- a CDS encoding c-type cytochrome domain-containing protein → MKKLFFILCIIFTVTAAQSKKGKISFKEEIMPIFQKKCLNCHNTEDESPSGLYLDSFDELMKGESKHGPVVKAKKGEESVLIMKLRGTASFGKQMPRGKKPLDDELIELISTWIDQGAKNN, encoded by the coding sequence ATGAAAAAACTATTCTTCATTCTTTGTATCATTTTCACTGTTACAGCAGCACAAAGCAAAAAAGGCAAAATCTCTTTCAAAGAAGAGATTATGCCGATCTTTCAAAAGAAATGTTTGAACTGCCATAACACAGAAGATGAAAGCCCCAGCGGACTCTATTTGGACAGCTTCGACGAATTGATGAAAGGCGAAAGCAAACACGGTCCTGTTGTGAAAGCAAAGAAAGGAGAAGAGAGTGTTCTGATTATGAAATTACGAGGTACGGCATCATTCGGTAAACAAATGCCGCGGGGGAAAAAACCACTTGATGATGAATTAATCGAGTTAATTTCAACTTGGATCGATCAAGGCGCAAAAAATAATTAA
- a CDS encoding IPT/TIG domain-containing protein, giving the protein MNVKILSTILLVMILFISACEDQGDDPVAATVPTPTLTSVSPDSGKTNDTITVVGTNFGTSRGSSTVAFGGTNAGTYVSWSATQIKAVVPSGVSSGSINVTVNVGGKSSNTKSFKSLAAVTLVKFSTDISPLITAYNCASCHPGNGGFSVASYATILAGGSTGNTVIPGNGAGSNIVKKLLGTAGFGSRMPQGGTPMSSAEIQKFIDWINQGALNN; this is encoded by the coding sequence ATGAACGTAAAAATTCTTTCCACCATTCTTCTTGTAATGATACTTTTTATCTCTGCTTGCGAAGATCAAGGTGATGATCCCGTTGCAGCAACTGTTCCGACACCTACGTTAACATCGGTGTCTCCCGATTCGGGTAAAACAAACGACACCATAACGGTTGTTGGTACAAATTTTGGCACCTCTCGCGGAAGCAGCACTGTCGCGTTCGGTGGAACAAATGCCGGAACATATGTTTCATGGAGTGCAACACAAATTAAAGCTGTCGTCCCTTCCGGTGTTTCGTCCGGAAGCATAAATGTTACTGTGAATGTCGGCGGAAAATCTAGTAACACAAAATCGTTCAAATCATTAGCCGCAGTCACATTGGTAAAATTTTCAACCGATATTTCTCCTCTTATTACTGCGTATAATTGCGCCAGTTGCCATCCTGGTAATGGTGGATTCAGTGTCGCATCCTATGCAACAATATTGGCAGGAGGTTCAACAGGAAATACGGTTATCCCGGGCAACGGAGCCGGAAGCAACATTGTGAAAAAACTGTTAGGTACAGCAGGATTTGGAAGCAGGATGCCGCAAGGAGGAACACCCATGTCCTCCGCTGAGATCCAGAAATTTATCGATTGGATTAACCAAGGTGCATTGAACAATTAA